The following proteins come from a genomic window of Sulfurirhabdus autotrophica:
- a CDS encoding PEP-CTERM sorting domain-containing protein has translation MSIFYRAVMVIGILITFNAGSAFAVPFTPTIDEFWIVKGSAAAGPSEIFRDSFNNGIPPPSGPDGATTYSLYGSAGMTSESGGRLTMTPSLGGTTLVTNTYADLTTNALRLVATSPTNASFLGVASSFEIHGLFDMANLPTVSGQSFGISATDRAVGLGNLGNDIYSLFIGVSGNTGDVVVGLRHNDNTTNLSTVIDAISIQSLLSNAVQIELMLSKALDASQLTASYILYNGSNGILGSGSVGSNNVLSIYDGENYIRAAFQSTDRITVPEPSTLLLLGLGAAGLSFVRRRSTHFRISA, from the coding sequence ATGAGTATATTTTATAGAGCAGTGATGGTAATCGGCATTTTAATTACATTTAATGCCGGGTCCGCGTTCGCCGTCCCTTTCACGCCAACTATAGATGAATTCTGGATTGTAAAAGGTTCAGCCGCAGCGGGGCCTAGCGAGATCTTCCGTGATTCTTTCAATAACGGAATTCCACCGCCAAGCGGTCCGGATGGTGCAACAACTTATTCACTCTACGGATCAGCCGGAATGACCAGTGAGTCTGGGGGGAGATTGACTATGACCCCTTCATTAGGTGGAACAACGCTGGTTACAAATACCTATGCCGATCTTACAACCAATGCATTGAGGTTAGTTGCAACCTCTCCGACAAACGCAAGTTTTCTGGGAGTGGCAAGTTCATTTGAAATTCATGGACTGTTCGATATGGCAAACCTTCCAACGGTTTCAGGCCAGAGTTTTGGTATTAGCGCAACCGATCGCGCTGTCGGCCTTGGGAATCTGGGAAATGATATCTACTCGCTTTTTATCGGCGTGAGTGGTAATACCGGAGACGTGGTTGTAGGCTTGCGCCACAATGATAATACGACCAATCTAAGCACTGTAATAGATGCGATTTCTATCCAGTCGTTACTGTCGAATGCAGTTCAGATTGAGCTGATGTTGTCCAAGGCTCTGGATGCAAGCCAACTTACCGCATCTTACATTCTTTACAATGGAAGTAACGGCATCTTGGGCTCTGGCTCAGTCGGATCGAACAACGTGTTGTCCATATATGATGGCGAGAACTACATTCGCGCTGCGTTTCAATCAACCGATAGGATAACCGTGCCTGAACCGTCTACTTTGTTATTGCTTGGCCTTGGGGCGGCGGGCCTTTCTTTCGTGCGTAGAAGGAGTACTCATTTTCGAATCAGTGCATGA